The genomic segment TTCATACCGAATCACATTTTTCAAAACTACTTTTCAACAAATACATTTTATAACCCGTCGGCAGAATACCTTCTTCTGGCAGATTCTCCATTCATAACTCTCTTAGTTCTCAATCTTGTGTACAAAAAATATGTATTTTTGAAGATATTCTCGGATTTTTATCGTCTGACGATAAAATTTCTTTATCGGAAGTATTTTCAATTTTAATTGTCTCTTTAAAGAGATTATTACGAATAACTATCTCACCTGAGTTATTGTTCGGATCACTAATGTTACCTTTAAGGTTAACCATATTACCCTCATCATGCTGAGAGATTATATTCGATTCCATTTGTAGAGCGTTGCCTCTAACAGAAAGATATGGTAAAATAATCACAGACACTATTGTCACAATAACCCAAAATAACCAGTGTGTTTTTATTTTTTCCACATAATTCTGAATAGTATTTCTATTGTTTGCCATATTTCATGTAATTATTCTATAGATTTCTTCATTTTTTCTAGATTATTTATTATTTTTCCTACGACTCACATCCTACACACACGATCTTTCGAGAGAGTTCTTGAGCAGCGCTCTTTGAGTGCTGGTAGTAGAGGGTCTTGATGCCTTGTCTCCATGCATCGAGATAGATAGCGTTGATATCTTTTGCTGGAGTTTTTGGATTGATCATCAGATTGAGTGATTGACCTTGGTCGATAAACTTCTGACGATCAGCCGCTTGGTCTATGATAGCATATTGGTCGATTTCTGAGAAGGTCTTGAAGACATCTTTTTCTTCTTGTGAGAGGAATTCGAGGTGCTGGACTGATCCATCGTGGTCACGGATAAATTGCCATGTCTCACGAGTATTTTGTCCATGTGCTTCGAGGACTTTCTCAAGCGCTGTATTCTTGATAGTCGTTTTGATTTTTGCGAGGTCTTTGACATACGCATTTGAGAGCCACGGTTCGATACTCTGAGATACTTGCCCAATAATAAAGGCAGATGAAGTATTTGGTGCGACAGCGAGGAGTGTCGTATTGCGTCGTCCGTATCCTTTGAGAATTTCTGGCTCACCATATTCTTGTGCGAGCTCGGCTGAAGCAGCGTATGCTCGGTCATGAATGGTTTGAAATATTTCTCGATTGAGTCCGCGTGCTTCTTGTGATTCGAAGGCAATCATCTTGCTCTGAAGGTATGAATGCCATCCGAGAGCTCCGAGTCCGAGAGCGCGATTTTCGACTGCGAAGTTGTACGCTCTCTGCATAAAGTAAAACCCTTGTCGCTCGCTTTCGTCGGCACTGTCACGAAGTTTCTCAAGTTTTTGGATAAATTCTGTCATCACTGCATCGAGGAATTGGACCATCGTCTCGACAGCATCTGTCTCTTTCCACTCATCGTAGTAGAGGAGATTCATACTCGAGAGATTGCACACAAATGACCAGTCCTTCTTAGAAGGAAGCATAATCTCTGTGCACATATTACTCGCGTAGATCTTGAGGCCTTTGTCCTTGTAGACGTCGACGGTATTGTTGTTGACGTTATCTGTGAAAAAGATATATGGGTAGCCCATCATCGTACGGCGTTGAATAATCTTTGCCCAGATATCTCGTTTTTTCTCATCTCCTGCCACCATTTCTTCAAGCCACGCATTGGTGACCGTGACACCATGGGTGAGTTTTTGGATTTCATTGCCTTCCATACCGATATTGAGGAATTCCTCGATATCTGGATGCTCTACTGGGAGGTAGGGTGCGAAATGTCCTCGACGAACAGACCCCTGGCTTACAACATTAATCAGTGATTCAAAGAGATTCATAAAATGCACAGCCCCTGATGATGCTCCATTATTTTTGATCTCAGTCCCCCGAGCACGAAGTGCTCCGAAATACCCACTACACCCTCCTCCGTATTTACTCATCATGCCGACTTCACCTTGTGTATAGAGGATGCTCGCCATATTGTCCTCAATATACGAACCGAAACAACTAATAGGGAGCCCTCGCTCAAGACCAAAGTTTGCAAAAACCGGTGTCGAGAGAGAATAGTATCCTTTTGACATATAATCATAGAATTTATCAGCCCATCATGCTTTTCCGAGAATTTTCTCAGCAGTTTTAGCGATAAGAGTCACTCGCTCTTCGGTAGTCTCCCCTGGGAGGAGATAACCATTTTGGAGGAATTGTTTTGAGTAGTCGTTGAGCCAGCGCATAAATAGAAAGTTAAAGATAGATATTTTTTAATACAAAGGACAAAGTGCAAAAGACAAAATTAAGGAAAATATTCATGTATTTTGTATTCTGTATTTTGTATTTCTAAAAGAGGTCTCCTGACGTAATACTCGTGCTCCGTTTGTTGTAGTTAATAGAACGTTTGTTGAAGAAATCGATTTGTTTTGTCGCGATGACTTCATCATCGAACCAGTCAGTCTTTTCGAGTTCAGCCACATTGACTTCAAATATTTTGTCGAGACCGATGGATGAAAGACTGTTATTGAATCGGTTCATCACAAATTGTTTTACCGTTTCCTTTGGCAAGAAATCCAATTCCCCTGCTTCAAATATCCAATCAATAATAGCAGATTCTGCATCATTTGCTTCTCGGCAGAGAGCATATATTTGTTCTCTATATTCATCGTTGAACCAGGTTGGGTTTTCTTCTTGGATGATACGAATAAGGTCAATGCCAAAGAGTCCGTGAATCTGTTCTTCTTTTGATGTCGCTTCTACGGCATTTGAGATTCATTTCAATAAATTCTTGTGTTTATTAAATGACATGATGATCAAAAACTGTGAAAAGAGTGATACGTGCTCGATAAAGAGCGAAAAGAGAAGTACTGCTTGTGCATATTCTTGGTTGTCCTCACTTCGAGCATTCAGCATCGCTTTATCGAGATAATGAATACGATTCATGATAACTGGAATTTCTTTAATTTTTTCAAACTCATGATTCATCCCGAGAAGTTCGAGAAGAAACGAATAGGCATCCTGATGTCGGACTTCACTTTCCGCAAATGTCGCTCCGACATTACCAATTTCTGGTTTTGGAATTTTCTTATACACATCACCCCAAAATGTTTTGACTGAAACTTCGATCTGAGCAATAGCGAGCATGGCATTGCGGATAGCATTTCGTTCTTTGTCTGAGAGATTGACGTGAAAATCCTGCACATCGGATGTATAGCTAAACTCCGTATGAATCCAGTAGGAATGACGCACAGCATCCACATATTCGATCAATTCCGGATACTCGTATGGCTTGAGATTGACACGTTTTTTAAAAATATTTCGCCTACGCTCATCGATACGTTTTTGGCGATAGGTGATATATTCTTTCGCGATTTCATAATGACCGGAACGCATCAGGTGAAGCTCAACGTAATCTTGGATATCTTCGACGCCAGGGATCATATCCCGAGCAGCAAATTTGTGTTTCAAATCTTCAACGATTTTATTGGTAAGATCGGAGATAAAACCGAGCTCTTTTTGGCCAACAGCTTCACACGCTTTTTCCAGCGCTTTTTCTATACGCGACCTGTCAAATGGGACGAGTTCTTGGTTGCGTTTGCGTACTTTATCGATAGGCATAGGAAGAAAAAAAGAGATGAAACACAATATATGGTGTCGTCCCTTTATATTGATATACCATATCTAGTCAAATGATTTTGCGTGAATTTTTCAAAAAGTGGCATTTTACGCCATAAGAGTGAATACTTTTTTTGTGCAAGTGATTTTACGAAAAAGTACTTGCATTCTGGAGAAGAAATTGTGATGATGATAATTTCCTTATAGTCTTAGTGCATCCACTGGATCCAGTTTGGATGCTCGCCATGCTGGGTACCAACCAAAAAATATTCCCGTCATCATCGCAAATATGACCGCCATAATATCACCATACACCGAGCGAAGAAGCGGAAGCGTGTCACCAAAAGGATCAAAGAAGATTACCACTTCACCCACTATCACTCCGAGAAGTGATCCGAGAAGTGTCAGAATAAAACTTTCGAGCAAAAATTGCCATAGTACCGAGCTTTGATTGGCTCAGATGGATTTCAGAATCCCGATTTCCTTTGTTCGCTCTGCCACGGAAGCAAACATCACATTCATAATACCAATACCCGAAACGATAAAGACAATACTGGCTACGCCAATAAGAAGATAGGTGAGCGTCTTCGCATTTTCTATCGCCGTTGAGACACTACTTCAGGCATCAATAACTCGGAGATTATTTGAACCGCTCTCTAGTTCATGAAGTTCAGTGAGTTTTTGCGTCATATCCTCCACAGCTTGTGCGACATATTTGGTATCTTTTGCGAGGGCTATCACCTGTAACAATGGTTTCTGTTTGACGATATATTTTTCATATGTTTTGGTCGGAAAATATACGGCATCATCAAAGGTCACAGGACCAAAACCTGCACCAGATTTTTGGAGTACTCCAACAATAGTATAGTCTTTTTTGGCAATCGTCACAGTGGTATTCATCACGCTGGCTGCTGTCTGATTGGGGAACAATTGAGTCAATGCCCCATATCACAAGATGACATATTTCTCTTTTTCTACTGTCGCATCAAACATAGCACCGGTATCAAACTTGAGACTGATAATCTTGAAGAGATCGGCGGTAATGCCCAGACCAGAGAGGGAGACCGTACCGACTGAAGCATCACTACTGTTGACAGAAACATTGCTCCGATAAAAACCAGCCACGGTACTGATGTATGGAGATTCTCAGATAAGATCAATATCTTTTTGTGTGATATCGATGCCTCGCATTCCCATGACCATAATAGTATTCACATTCAAGCTCTTGAATTGATCTTGGACTTGTTTTTGTGCACCAGTACCGATAGCGACGACGAGAATAATCGTGATAACACCGATAATCACCCCGAGCATAGAAAGAGCCGTGCGTGTTTTATTTGAAACAATCGAAGAAAATGCGATAATAAAGAGGTCTGTTTTTTTCATACATTATTTATGGATGGAGAGAGTGTCGGCTACTTTGCCATCTTTGAGGACGATGATTCGTTTTGCATAGGCAGCCACATCACGCTCATGAGTGACCATAATAATGGTCTTTCCTTCTTGGTTGAGTCTGGAGATAAGCTCCATTACCTCATGTGTCGTCGTCGAATCGAGGGCGCCTGTTGGTTCATCAGCGAAAATAATATCTGGCTCATTGATAAGGGCACGAGCTATCGAAACTCTTTGTTGTTGGCCTCATGAAAGCTCTGAGGGTTTATTGTGCATTTTGTCATCCAGACCTACTTCATGCAGATAATACATCGCCTTTTCTTTCCGAGTTTGAAAATCTTGTTCAGCGTAGATAGCTGGTAACATCACATTTTCGAGAGCTGTCAGACGAGGAATCAGATAGTAGAGCTGAAAAATAAATCAGAGTTTGCGATTGCGAATATAGGACGCTGAGAAATCGTCACGGTACAAGCTAATATCTTCACCATCAAATTCATATACTCAATCATCGGCAGGATGAAGTAGCCCCATCACATTGAGTAGAGTCGATTTTCATGACCCACTATGCCCCATCAGAGCGACAAATTCTCCTCTCTGAATCGTAAGATCTATACCCTTTAAAACTGGTATTTCTATATTGTTTGAGAGATAATACGATTTGGTAATTCCAGAAAGTGCGATTATTGGGACAGACATAACTTAGTTGGTAATCAGAATTGTTTCTCCAACCTCGACACCACTGATGATTTCTGTTTCTTTACCATCCGAGAGCCCCGTCACGACCTTACGAAGTGTGCCATCCTTGAGACGAACATGCGGAGAGTTATCGTAGGCAAACACTGCTTTGATGGGTGCCACCATGACGCTTTTTACTTGTTTACTAATAAATGATATCTCTACATTCATGGCCGTGCGCAGGCGAGTATCATCGGATGAATATCTCACCAACACTTTGTAAGTCACAATACCATTATTATCGGTATCTCCAATGGTCGAAACATAGTATACATCTCACTCAAATGCCGCATCAGGAACTGACTCTGGTGTCACAAGAGCTTTTTGTCAGACTTTCACGAGCTCTATCTCGTCTTCACTAATAGAGGATGTCACATACGTATATCCTTGGGTAGCTATGGTGGCGAAAGTACTCGCGGCCGTCTCACCCACATGCCCAACAAGGGTCAATATGACTCCATCCACAGGACTCTTGAGCTGGGATTTAGCGAGATCAAGCTGCTTTTCTTGCAGGGCAATCCGAGCTGACTCGAGTTGGAGCTGAGCAAGTTGCTTTTCATCACTAGAAAGTGGATCGAGCTTGAGAATATAATCTATCTTATTATTGGCGAGTTGTTGCTCGTTGCTAACCCTAGACTGTTCTATCTCTTTTTGTTTTAGGACAATATCTTTCTTTTGATATTCTATATCGGTTTTTACTTGAGCAATCTGTTGCTCCAGACTTCTTCGCTTATCCGTATCCGCTTCAAGAGAATTGGCGATGGTAGAATACTTTGATGACATAGCAGTATACATGCTAGAAAATGCATTTTTATTAGTCGTAATAGTGGTAGCAGGAAGAAGAATACTATCTGCAACTGTTGCATTCATCACATCCACCATGGTCGATGCGAGGGTTCGCATTTTACTGATATCTGCGAGGGTTGAATCTATCATTCCTTGTGTCAGGGCAATACTCGTCGTAGTAGGCATTGGCGCATCATTGAGAGTACGCCAGAGAGCCTCTGCCGTGCTTTTGAGTTGCGAGTCTTTGGCAGCAATGAGGTATTCATAGTTATCATTGGTATTTTGTTGTTCTGAGCTCACTCAGAGAAATTCATCAATCGTTATCAGATTTTGCTTGATGGCCTGATATGCATCCGTGACCTGGATAACAAAATCTTTTTCATTTGTTGATCCGGCACTAGTTGATTCTGTACCAATAAGAGCGATCATATCATCCTGATAGTCAGAGAGTTTTTTCTCCAGATCAGTGATAGTTTTTTCAGAGGCAGTAATATCTTTTTCAAAACCAAGTATTTTACTCTCATAATCAATCTCATTCATAGCGAGCGTTCCTTCTATCTGCTGTTTTTCGAGATCAGAAAGTGGTTGTACTTTGATAGAATAATTCATCATCGCCTGTGAGAGAGAATTTCTCGCTTTCTGTACATCGACACGTGCCTGGGCATCATCCACCGTAGCAATCACTTCGCCCGCTTTTACTGTATCCCCCACATTTTTTTTGATAGCAGTTATTTTACCACTGCTTTCGAAACCAAGTGAGAGAATATTATCTCCTTGAATAGTACCCTCAGCTGTGAGTCAGAGTGTGATATCCCCTTTTTTGAGAGTATATTCTGTGGGAACTGCGACGACTACCTCTTCAGCATCAGATGATCACCAATAATACCATCCAGCACCCAGAGCCACTACAGCAGTTGTACCAATAATCCAAAAAAGTCTGGATCGAGAAGAAGTTTTCTTCTTGAGTTCTTGTGTGAGAGACATAAAAAAAGCAAAGAAATATTACATTGGTGGTAGTCCTGCTGGTGGCTGCCCAGCACCTTCTCCACCTCTGCTACCAGTTCATCCCATAGAAGAACTACTTGCAGAAGAAACAGATACCCAAGAGGCAATTTTTCTCTCACCAGTATTTTCAGTCAACCAGATACTGAGAGTAGATCCTACTTTTATGTCGGCAATAGTACCTTCTTTACTTGTCGGTGGAGTCGGTGTAGCGGAAGTTTTTGTAGCTGAGAGTGAGGAACCGATGCCAGAATTACTTGCTCCCGGCTGTCAACCTCGCATCATACCGCCTCCGAAACCACCCCCGCCTGCCCCTCCAGAACGAATCATAATAGGAATACCAACTGGTATAGTGACATCTACTAAAACTCGTTTCGCTTTTGCGCGAGCTTCCTGCATCTTGGTCATCAGGGCTTGTCGCTCAGTATCAGTCATTGATTGCATCTTGGTACGAAACTCCTCGCCCTGCATCTCTTGAAAGATGGGGTCAGAACTCATGTCGATCGTCTCGATGGTAAACTCATTCCCTGTAACTGATTTTACTGTTCACTGTAGAGTAGCTTGAGTTTGTGGTTGTGTATTTTTTAAATCACTACCAACTTCTTGACTCTTCACTACTGTTTCTCAGCTTGCCAGATTCTGCGTTGTTCCACATGCTGAGAGGAGAAACAATGAAAAACACATCAAATAAAGGGAAACACTATATTTCCGTTGCATAAAAAAAATCATTAAAAAATATCGCAGATTCGCTGCGGCGAAAGAACGCATAAAAATATGCCTTTCCAAGTATTACGCAAAAGGAGTAAAATTATTTCAAAAAAGTTTTATTTATTCAGAGAAATATTTACTGCAAATTCTTCGTCAAGTTCAATGCTTTTTAGTGCTTCAGTCCTTCAGTCCTTCAGTCCTTCAGTAAGAGTACAGAGCGTCTCTGCTTCAATTAGTGTTTTATGTGCTTTTAAGATACTTGCAAGTATAGTATTCTCAGACGTTAGAGAAAGCTGTAATCTATCAGTCACTTGGAATCCCATCTCTTTTCGAGCATCCTGAATCGCACGGATCAAATCACGAGCGTATCCTTCGAAAGTCAACGCTTCATCGAGTGTCGTATCGAGACCGATGACATAGCCGGCATTTCCAACAAAAGCAATCGTTGATCCTTCTTTTGGTGTGTAAACAGTTTCGAATTCTTCTGAGGTGAGAAGGACTTTTCCTTCAGGTGCTTCTGGGCAGGTTATCTCAAGACTCCCATCTTCGAGCAATATACCCTTCCCCGCCTTCGCATCAGCAATAATTGTTTTCATCCATTGTTTCCTTTCTGTCGCTCCAATCTGTTTTGCATCAGGCGAGTAGGTGATGGTCACATATTCTGCTATATCGGAAATAGTATAAATTTTCTTCACATTCAATTCCTCGGCAAGTGTTGCTCGCGCACTTTCATCCAGATCAAGAGTAATGGAGGCACTGCGAAGCGGCTGTCGCACACGAAGTTTCTCTCGTCAGCGAATTGCGAGACCAAGGTTTGTGAGATTGTGCAAATCTCGCATTTTCTGATTGACTGTGAGATTAAGGAGCAGTGGATTTGCTTCTGGGAAATAGGTGAGGTGAACGGAAGGGAATCAAGTATTAGGAACCAGTCATAGTCATAGGTCGGAATTTGTTTTTGAATTATCTGATACAGCTTCTGTTGGATTAATCTCATATAAATCCTTCCTATGACTATCACTCTTACTATGACTTTGTGTAAGATTCTGATAAAGATACTCCGTAATAAACGGACAAATAGGAGCAAGAAGCTGACAGACCGTCGTTAAGACTTCATGTAAAGTCTCATACGCACTGCATTTATCTGCATCCACTTCTTTTCTCCAGAATCTCCGACGATTACGACGGATATACCAATTATTCAGTCCGTCTAGGAAAGTCACAAATCCGTCACATGCTTTCTGAGTATCATAATTATCCATATGTTTTCTCGTATCTTGAATCAACTGATGGAGCTGAGAGAGAATCCAGGTATCTAGTTCGTGAGTTTTTGGTGTTTTCGGAAATCGATACAGACAGGCATTTTTTGCCCCGGAACCATACAGAACATCCTCACTCTGAAGACCATAAAAATACTGCGTACAGGCACGGGAGACACCCACATGGGAACCAATCAATATTTTCTTTCCAGTATTTTCTGCGATGACTCTATCAAGAGCCCCTGATATTCTCCTATAAAATACATTCCAGGGCTCAACTGAATTCCATCGATATGCTTTACGCATTGTATCAACATCTCGTACTCCTATCTTTGCATAGACCTCTTCGTG from the Candidatus Gracilibacteria bacterium genome contains:
- a CDS encoding ribonucleotide-diphosphate reductase subunit beta, which produces MPIDKVRKRNQELVPFDRSRIEKALEKACEAVGQKELGFISDLTNKIVEDLKHKFAARDMIPGVEDIQDYVELHLMRSGHYEIAKEYITYRQKRIDERRRNIFKKRVNLKPYEYPELIEYVDAVRHSYWIHTEFSYTSDVQDFHVNLSDKERNAIRNAMLAIAQIEVSVKTFWGDVYKKIPKPEIGNVGATFAESEVRHQDAYSFLLELLGMNHEFEKIKEIPVIMNRIHYLDKAMLNARSEDNQEYAQAVLLFSLFIEHVSLFSQFLIIMSFNKHKNLLKGISNAVEATSKEEQIHGLFGIDLIRIIQEENPTWFNDEYREQIYALCREANDAESAIIDWIFEAGELDFLPKETVKQFVMNRFNNSLSSIGLDKIFEVNVAELEKTDWFDDEVIATKQIDFFNKRSINYNKRSTSITSGDLF
- a CDS encoding ABC transporter permease; amino-acid sequence: MKKTDLFIIAFSSIVSNKTRTALSMLGVIIGVITIILVVAIGTGAQKQVQDQFKSLNVNTIMVMGMRGIDITQKDIDLIGESPYISTVAGFYRSNVSVNSSDASVGTVSLSGLGITADLFKIISLKFDTGAMFDATVEKEKYVILGYGALTQLFPNQTAASVMNTTVTIAKKDYTIVGVLQKSGAGFGPVTFDDAVYFPTKTYEKYIVKQKPLLQVIALAKDTKYVAQAVEDMTQKLTELHELESGSNNLRVIDAGSSVSTAIENAKTLTYLLIGVASIVFIVSGIGIMNVMFASVAERTKEIGILKSIGANQSSVLWQFLLESFILTLLGSLLGVIVGEVVIFFDPFGDTLPLLRSVYGDIMAVIFAMMTGIFFGWYPAWRASKLDPVDALRL
- a CDS encoding ribonucleoside-diphosphate reductase subunit alpha, with the translated sequence MRWLNDYSKQFLQNGYLLPGETTEERVTLIAKTAEKILGKAGWADKFYDYMSKGYYSLSTPVFANFGLERGLPISCFGSYIEDNMASILYTQGEVGMMSKYGGGCSGYFGALRARGTEIKNNGASSGAVHFMNLFESLINVVSQGSVRRGHFAPYLPVEHPDIEEFLNIGMEGNEIQKLTHGVTVTNAWLEEMVAGDEKKRDIWAKIIQRRTMMGYPYIFFTDNVNNNTVDVYKDKGLKIYASNMCTEIMLPSKKDWSFVCNLSSMNLLYYDEWKETDAVETMVQFLDAVMTEFIQKLEKLRDSADESERQGFYFMQRAYNFAVENRALGLGALGWHSYLQSKMIAFESQEARGLNREIFQTIHDRAYAASAELAQEYGEPEILKGYGRRNTTLLAVAPNTSSAFIIGQVSQSIEPWLSNAYVKDLAKIKTTIKNTALEKVLEAHGQNTRETWQFIRDHDGSVQHLEFLSQEEKDVFKTFSEIDQYAIIDQAADRQKFIDQGQSLNLMINPKTPAKDINAIYLDAWRQGIKTLYYQHSKSAAQELSRKIVCVGCES
- a CDS encoding ABC transporter ATP-binding protein; this translates as MSVPIIALSGITKSYYLSNNIEIPVLKGIDLTIQRGEFVALMGHSGSGKSTLLNVMGLLHPADDGVYEFDGEDISLYRDDFSASYIRNRKLGFIFQLYYLIPRLTALENVMLPAIYAEQDFQTRKEKAMYYLHEVGLDDKMHNKPSELSGGQQQRVSIARALINEPDIIFADEPTGALDSTTTHEVMELISRLNQEGKTIIMVTHERDVAAYAKRIIVLKDGKVADTLSIHK
- a CDS encoding efflux RND transporter periplasmic adaptor subunit — its product is MSLTQELKKKTSSRSRLFWIIGTTAVVALGAGWYYWGSSDAEEVVVAVPTEYTLKKGDITLGLTAEGTIQGDNILSLGFESSGKITAIKKNVGDTVKAGEVIATVDDAQARVDVQKARNSLSQAMMNYSIKVQPLSDLEKQQIEGTLAMNEIDYESKILGFEKDITASEKTITDLEKKLSDYQDDMIALIGTESTSAGSTNEKDFVIQVTDAYQAIKQNLITIDEFLGVSSEQQNTNDNYEYLIAAKDSQLKSTAEALWRTLNDAPMPTTTSIALTQGMIDSTLADISKMRTLASTMVDVMNATVADSILLPATTITTNKNAFSSMYTAMSSKYSTIANSLEADTDKRRSLEQQIAQVKTDIEYQKKDIVLKQKEIEQSRVSNEQQLANNKIDYILKLDPLSSDEKQLAQLQLESARIALQEKQLDLAKSQLKSPVDGVILTLVGHVGETAASTFATIATQGYTYVTSSISEDEIELVKVGQKALVTPESVPDAAFEGDVYYVSTIGDTDNNGIVTYKVLVRYSSDDTRLRTAMNVEISFISKQVKSVMVAPIKAVFAYDNSPHVRLKDGTLRKVVTGLSDGKETEIISGVEVGETILITN